One genomic window of Anaerolineae bacterium includes the following:
- a CDS encoding YjjG family noncanonical pyrimidine nucleotidase, with translation MKYKWLLFDADGTLFDYDRAEQFALQHTFGQLGYPFEERYLHAYRRINHAIWLEFEQGKIDQASLRTRRFELLFETVNITYNPQVFSAAYLANLAAASFLMAGAEETVELLSPKYNILIITNGLAEVQRPRFKGSAIYRHIKEIIISEEVGAAKPDPQIFSLAFARMRHPAKNEVLIIGDSLTSDIQGGRNYGIDTCWFNPHRQINGQILPTFEIQTLAELPRILESVK, from the coding sequence ATGAAATACAAATGGCTACTTTTTGACGCCGACGGCACCTTATTTGATTACGACCGGGCTGAACAATTTGCCCTGCAACATACCTTTGGGCAACTCGGCTATCCGTTTGAGGAGCGGTATTTGCATGCGTATCGCCGCATCAACCACGCCATCTGGCTTGAGTTTGAACAGGGCAAAATAGATCAGGCCAGCCTCAGAACGCGACGTTTTGAATTGCTTTTTGAAACGGTTAACATTACTTATAACCCGCAAGTTTTTAGCGCCGCCTACCTGGCCAACCTGGCCGCAGCCTCTTTTTTGATGGCAGGGGCAGAGGAAACCGTTGAATTACTGTCGCCAAAATATAATATCCTCATCATCACCAACGGCCTGGCCGAAGTGCAAAGGCCCCGCTTCAAAGGTTCAGCCATTTATAGGCACATCAAAGAAATCATTATCTCCGAAGAAGTTGGCGCGGCCAAACCGGACCCGCAAATTTTTAGCCTTGCTTTTGCCCGCATGCGCCATCCGGCCAAAAATGAGGTGTTGATCATCGGCGACAGCCTGACCTCGGATATTCAGGGCGGGCGCAATTACGGGATTGATACGTGTTGGTTCAACCCGCACAGACAAATAAACGGCCAAATACTGCCTACGTTTGAAATACAAACGTTAGCGGAACTGCCCAGGATATTGGAGAGCGTTAAATAA
- a CDS encoding phosphoribosyl-AMP cyclohydrolase: MIQQKIEPQRLEEGSELLLDFNKLKKVAQARAAVLPVVVQHADTREVLLIGYANETALNYTLAHRVAAFWSTSRDELWIKGATSGDTLAIVEIRVNCEQNSLLYLVKPLGVGACHTKNAAGKARLSCYYRRIKQGQLEFVTEQERDL, translated from the coding sequence ATGATCCAACAAAAAATAGAGCCTCAACGCCTGGAAGAGGGCAGCGAGCTATTGCTTGACTTCAACAAATTGAAAAAAGTGGCCCAGGCGCGGGCGGCGGTGCTGCCGGTAGTGGTGCAGCACGCCGACACGCGCGAGGTGCTGCTGATAGGCTACGCCAATGAAACGGCGCTAAATTATACGCTGGCGCACAGGGTGGCTGCGTTTTGGAGCACTTCCAGGGATGAGTTATGGATCAAGGGGGCCACCTCCGGCGACACCCTGGCCATTGTGGAGATACGGGTGAATTGCGAACAAAATTCTTTGTTGTACCTGGTCAAACCTCTGGGCGTGGGCGCATGTCATACCAAAAACGCTGCCGGAAAAGCGCGGCTGAGTTGTTACTACCGCCGGATCAAGCAGGGGCAACTGGAATTTGTAACTGAACAAGAAAGGGATCTTTAA
- a CDS encoding ATP phosphoribosyltransferase, whose protein sequence is MSVLKLGLPKGSLQESTIKLFGKAGYKISLSGRSYVPQIDDPEIECLMFRAQEMARYVERGVLDVGLTGKDWITENNADVVEVEDLVYSKSTSDSYRWVVAVPEASDIHSVKDLEGKRIATELVQATRRYLERHGVSAEVEYSWGATEIKVPHLVDAIVEGTETGASLRAHRLRIVDTVVESNTKLIANQQAWADRWKREKIEIVAMLLKGALEAEGKVGLKMNVPKSKLEQVSGQLSALHTPTISNQTDADWVALEVVIDKQTVRDVIPRLKKAGAEGIIEYPLNSVIY, encoded by the coding sequence ATGAGTGTTTTGAAACTGGGCTTGCCTAAAGGCAGTCTCCAAGAATCAACCATAAAACTTTTTGGCAAGGCCGGTTATAAAATATCGCTGTCGGGCCGTTCTTACGTGCCCCAAATTGACGACCCGGAGATTGAGTGTTTGATGTTCCGCGCCCAGGAAATGGCCCGCTACGTGGAACGCGGCGTGCTGGACGTGGGCTTAACGGGCAAAGACTGGATTACCGAAAACAACGCGGACGTGGTTGAAGTGGAAGATTTGGTTTACAGCAAATCCACCTCGGATTCTTATCGCTGGGTGGTGGCTGTGCCGGAGGCTTCGGATATTCACAGCGTGAAAGACCTGGAAGGCAAACGCATTGCCACCGAACTGGTGCAGGCCACCCGGCGATATTTAGAACGGCATGGCGTTTCGGCAGAAGTGGAGTATTCATGGGGCGCAACAGAGATTAAAGTGCCGCATCTGGTTGACGCCATTGTTGAGGGCACGGAAACCGGCGCTTCATTGCGGGCGCACCGCCTGCGGATTGTGGATACGGTGGTGGAATCAAACACCAAACTTATTGCCAATCAGCAAGCCTGGGCCGACCGGTGGAAGCGTGAAAAAATAGAGATAGTGGCTATGCTGCTCAAGGGCGCGCTGGAAGCCGAGGGCAAGGTGGGGCTGAAGATGAACGTGCCCAAGTCCAAACTGGAACAGGTTTCCGGCCAGCTTTCGGCGCTGCACACCCCCACCATTTCTAATCAGACTGACGCCGATTGGGTGGCCCTGGAAGTGGTGATTGACAAACAAACCGTGCGAGATGTCATTCCCAGGCTCAAAAAAGCCGGGGCCGAGGGGATTATTGAATATCCGTTGAATAGTGTGATTTATTAA
- a CDS encoding tetratricopeptide repeat protein — MRVKIWGARGSVPTPIRPEEVREKIVSAILNISKVESGTFREELIAAVLDDQMVIAPTHTHTGLLRLQQERRQIIETYLDGLSPLGSMTAGGNTPCIEIRSDDDLFIIDAGSGIRELGRELMQGVWGQGQGVIHLFFSHPHWDHIQGFPFFRPAFIPGNKIFIYGVHDLEAALRRQQEPLSFPVSLDYMQAEITFIHLEPGEPLEFGDLRLHTIRNHHPGDAYSFRFEKGDKVFVYASDAAYPSGADLRPYLDFFAGANVLIFDAQFTQRESDEKEDWGHSSSFMGVEMAQAARVENLLLFHYDPTYTDQDLEKILADTLKFQQNQYPGQKPVNVMIAQEGHMFDLTPTQSAQLKQVPGGKAAILKATGIFDEQVVAELKQQLAELVENGWPTQLIIDMSEVELMQVAGLRALVRFRKETRGAHLALAGPSINVQQLIELAGYLDFFAIYPSVHSALNALRVRETLNLPGQTLKNRYYIEDKIGEGILGTVFRATDTRLNQPVAIKILSASFSEEAIEQFLDQGRQIVELDHPNIVNVYDCDEEHGLSFMVEELVESKLLRDLIDEGGGQPVPFDLALSIAQDIALGLEYAHNHGVIHGDLKPKNVLLAGRVKISDFGLGRLESGKSLLNFDVPLALVTAHYLAPEQVLGHPIDARTDLYALGVMMYELFTGVRPFEGSDEEVLEHHRRSIPQSPRALNPNLSCSLEHLILKLLDKDPTKRYATARRVRSILAALVSPVSREPLARHSRPALVGREKPLRRLAELWAETQQGRGQLVFITGEPGVGKTRLAQALVQQVEQTTILIGHCCRSKKYSAYQPFIDALKSYLSCAPADHDPVKQVLAEICRFVSEIPQLIPAAATADAQSPPAEITGVAGIIARAAQKQPWLFILDDLQWADQSSLQLWHYLERHCAQMSLMMVGLHNEDKAGRNDDPAQNQCLVQLLADLPRYVTFHSISLERLPQGKVKEMLENIWQQPVPLDLVAAIYRRTQGNPLFVDEVARGLLEEGVVARRDARRRLASVVESDLPKNIHEAVHRRIDRLSKETQTLLYQAAILGPTFRFADLHEMSDLSEWDALENLDIALERQFIRETPHEGVLRFKHPEIRQVFYQNLGGLKRRLMHREAGEALERRYAAETETIAPALAGHFHQAQESEKRLKYSLQAATQAEARYAGPIALFWYTQALEALDHLERNDKTEQQQFELLLAREQIYSRQGQRKAQAADLVTLQTLAQTSGDPARQSAVHNRRAAYERAASRFVQATTEAEAGLQTARQAGNPVLEGESLEQMAQIAINRGDFKAAREHLQAAQNIFAKAECQHGQARCLNALGTVHRQLYDYAQAEDYYQRALTINRAVSHWPGQAVCLSNLGAWYQETGDYAGAKTLGQQALEINRLIGYRRGEAICLHRLALIYKALGHYQTAQTYLQQAMTIRRQIEDNQGEAEDLRAVGFIHLDNGEYAAAREHIGQALEIFQSLKIRAFEGDTWLVLGLALEGLNDLVKARHAYQQAQTIHTQAGKEAGVIEARAGLARCLLAKGEVGQAQTEIDVCLTWLKPHATLGIHDPIRLYLTVYRVLQAAGNTEAAAEVLQTGLALLRRHADNIDDPELRASFLENVPENKELLGLNKSHYSTDIQ; from the coding sequence ATGAGAGTAAAAATTTGGGGAGCGCGGGGGTCCGTTCCCACCCCCATCCGGCCGGAGGAAGTGCGGGAGAAAATTGTTTCGGCCATCCTCAATATCTCCAAAGTGGAAAGCGGCACATTTAGAGAAGAACTCATTGCCGCGGTATTAGATGACCAAATGGTCATTGCCCCCACGCACACTCACACGGGCTTATTGCGGTTGCAACAGGAACGTCGCCAAATTATTGAAACCTACCTGGATGGTTTATCGCCGTTGGGCAGCATGACGGCCGGGGGCAACACCCCCTGCATCGAAATCCGTTCAGACGACGACCTGTTCATCATTGACGCCGGTTCCGGTATCCGCGAATTGGGCCGGGAGTTGATGCAGGGCGTGTGGGGCCAGGGCCAGGGCGTGATCCACCTGTTCTTCAGCCATCCCCATTGGGACCATATCCAGGGGTTTCCCTTTTTCCGGCCCGCCTTTATCCCCGGCAACAAAATCTTTATCTACGGCGTGCATGATCTGGAAGCGGCTTTGCGCCGGCAGCAAGAGCCACTCAGTTTCCCGGTGTCGCTGGACTACATGCAGGCCGAAATAACCTTTATCCACCTGGAGCCGGGCGAGCCGCTTGAGTTTGGCGACCTGCGCCTCCACACCATCCGCAACCATCACCCCGGCGACGCCTACTCTTTTCGCTTTGAAAAAGGAGACAAGGTATTTGTTTACGCCAGCGATGCGGCCTACCCCAGCGGGGCCGACCTGCGGCCCTATCTTGACTTTTTTGCCGGGGCCAACGTGCTTATTTTTGACGCCCAATTTACCCAGCGCGAGTCTGACGAAAAAGAGGATTGGGGCCACAGTTCCTCGTTTATGGGCGTGGAGATGGCCCAGGCGGCCCGCGTTGAAAACCTGCTGCTCTTCCACTACGATCCCACCTACACCGACCAGGACCTGGAAAAAATTTTGGCCGACACCCTCAAGTTCCAGCAAAATCAATATCCCGGGCAAAAGCCGGTCAACGTGATGATTGCCCAGGAAGGCCACATGTTTGACCTCACCCCCACCCAAAGCGCCCAACTAAAACAGGTACCCGGCGGCAAAGCCGCCATCTTAAAAGCCACCGGCATTTTTGACGAGCAGGTGGTGGCCGAATTGAAACAACAGTTGGCCGAATTGGTGGAAAACGGCTGGCCCACTCAACTGATCATTGACATGTCTGAGGTGGAATTGATGCAAGTGGCCGGACTCAGGGCGCTGGTCAGGTTTCGCAAAGAAACCAGGGGCGCGCACCTGGCTTTGGCCGGCCCCTCCATCAACGTGCAGCAGCTCATTGAACTGGCCGGCTATCTTGACTTTTTTGCCATCTACCCCTCGGTCCATTCCGCCCTCAACGCTCTGCGCGTGCGCGAAACCCTGAACCTGCCCGGCCAAACCTTAAAAAACCGTTACTACATTGAAGACAAAATTGGCGAGGGTATTTTGGGCACGGTGTTCAGAGCCACCGACACCCGCCTTAACCAGCCGGTGGCCATTAAAATTCTATCGGCCTCTTTTAGCGAGGAAGCCATTGAGCAATTTTTGGACCAGGGCCGCCAGATAGTTGAACTGGATCACCCCAATATTGTTAACGTTTATGATTGCGACGAAGAACACGGCCTTTCGTTCATGGTTGAGGAGTTGGTTGAAAGCAAACTACTGCGCGACTTGATTGACGAGGGCGGCGGGCAGCCGGTTCCCTTTGACCTGGCCCTGAGCATTGCCCAAGACATTGCCCTGGGCCTGGAATATGCCCATAACCACGGCGTTATTCACGGCGACCTCAAGCCCAAAAACGTGCTGCTGGCCGGCCGGGTAAAGATCAGCGATTTTGGCCTGGGCCGCCTGGAAAGCGGCAAATCGTTGCTTAATTTTGACGTGCCCCTGGCTTTGGTCACCGCCCACTACCTGGCCCCGGAGCAAGTGCTGGGCCACCCCATTGACGCCCGCACCGATTTATACGCCCTGGGCGTGATGATGTACGAATTGTTCACCGGCGTGCGCCCCTTTGAAGGCAGCGATGAGGAAGTGCTGGAACACCATCGCCGCAGTATTCCCCAATCGCCCCGCGCCCTCAACCCCAACCTGTCCTGCTCGTTGGAACACCTCATCCTGAAACTGTTGGATAAAGACCCCACCAAACGTTACGCCACCGCCCGCCGGGTGCGCAGTATCCTGGCCGCCCTTGTGTCGCCCGTTAGCCGGGAACCCCTGGCGCGCCACTCCCGGCCGGCCCTGGTTGGCCGGGAAAAACCGCTCCGGCGTTTGGCCGAATTGTGGGCCGAAACCCAACAGGGCCGGGGCCAGCTTGTGTTCATTACCGGCGAGCCGGGCGTAGGCAAAACCCGGTTGGCCCAGGCCCTGGTCCAGCAGGTTGAGCAGACGACCATCCTGATCGGCCATTGCTGCCGGTCAAAAAAATATTCGGCCTACCAACCTTTTATTGACGCCCTGAAAAGTTATTTGTCCTGTGCCCCGGCCGATCATGATCCGGTAAAACAGGTGTTAGCCGAGATCTGCCGGTTTGTGTCCGAAATCCCTCAATTGATTCCGGCCGCAGCAACAGCCGATGCCCAATCCCCGCCGGCCGAAATTACCGGCGTGGCCGGCATCATTGCCCGGGCCGCCCAAAAACAGCCCTGGTTGTTTATTTTGGATGATTTGCAGTGGGCCGACCAGAGCAGCCTGCAACTCTGGCACTACCTGGAGCGTCACTGCGCGCAGATGAGCCTGATGATGGTGGGCCTTCATAATGAAGACAAAGCAGGCCGGAACGATGATCCGGCCCAAAATCAGTGCCTGGTCCAACTGCTGGCCGACCTGCCGCGTTATGTTACGTTCCACTCTATTTCTTTAGAGCGACTGCCTCAAGGCAAGGTCAAGGAAATGTTGGAAAATATCTGGCAGCAGCCGGTGCCCCTGGACCTGGTGGCGGCAATTTATCGCCGCACGCAGGGCAACCCCCTGTTTGTGGACGAGGTGGCCCGGGGTTTGTTGGAGGAGGGGGTAGTGGCCCGGCGTGACGCCCGGCGGCGCCTGGCCTCAGTGGTGGAGAGCGACCTGCCCAAAAATATTCACGAAGCCGTCCATCGCCGGATTGATCGTTTGAGCAAGGAAACCCAAACCCTTTTGTACCAGGCCGCCATCCTTGGCCCCACCTTCCGCTTTGCCGACCTGCACGAGATGAGCGACCTTTCGGAATGGGATGCGCTGGAAAACCTGGATATTGCCCTGGAGCGGCAATTCATCAGAGAAACGCCGCACGAGGGCGTGCTGCGCTTCAAACACCCGGAGATCCGGCAAGTATTTTATCAAAATCTGGGCGGGCTTAAACGGCGGTTGATGCACCGCGAGGCCGGCGAGGCCCTGGAACGGCGTTACGCCGCCGAAACCGAAACCATTGCCCCCGCCCTGGCCGGCCATTTTCACCAGGCCCAGGAATCTGAAAAAAGGTTAAAGTATAGCTTACAAGCAGCCACACAAGCCGAGGCCCGCTATGCCGGCCCCATAGCCTTGTTCTGGTATACGCAGGCCCTCGAAGCCCTGGATCACCTGGAGCGGAATGACAAAACTGAGCAGCAGCAATTTGAGTTGTTGTTGGCCAGGGAACAAATCTATAGCCGGCAGGGCCAGCGCAAAGCCCAAGCCGCCGATTTGGTGACTCTACAAACGTTGGCCCAAACGTCTGGTGATCCGGCCCGGCAGTCCGCCGTGCATAACCGGCGGGCGGCTTACGAACGGGCGGCCAGTCGTTTTGTCCAGGCCACTACCGAGGCCGAAGCAGGCTTGCAGACGGCGCGCCAGGCCGGGAATCCTGTTTTAGAGGGCGAAAGTCTGGAGCAAATGGCCCAGATTGCCATTAACCGGGGCGATTTTAAGGCGGCGCGCGAACATCTCCAGGCTGCCCAAAATATCTTTGCCAAAGCTGAATGTCAACATGGCCAGGCCCGGTGTCTCAATGCGTTGGGCACCGTCCACCGGCAATTGTATGATTACGCCCAGGCAGAAGATTATTACCAGCGCGCCCTGACCATCAATCGGGCGGTGAGCCATTGGCCGGGCCAGGCAGTTTGCCTGAGTAATTTGGGGGCGTGGTATCAGGAGACGGGCGATTACGCCGGCGCTAAAACGTTAGGCCAACAAGCTCTGGAAATCAACCGTTTGATCGGTTATCGGCGCGGAGAGGCCATTTGCCTGCACCGCCTGGCCTTGATTTATAAAGCGTTGGGGCATTATCAAACGGCTCAAACGTATCTCCAACAGGCCATGACCATCCGGCGGCAGATTGAGGATAACCAGGGGGAGGCCGAAGATTTAAGGGCTGTCGGCTTTATTCACCTGGATAACGGGGAGTATGCTGCGGCCCGGGAACACATTGGCCAGGCGTTGGAGATATTCCAGAGCCTCAAAATTCGCGCTTTTGAGGGCGATACATGGTTGGTGTTGGGGCTGGCTTTAGAAGGATTGAATGACCTGGTGAAAGCCAGGCATGCTTATCAGCAGGCGCAAACCATCCATACCCAGGCCGGCAAAGAGGCCGGCGTTATTGAGGCGCGAGCCGGTTTGGCCCGCTGTCTACTGGCCAAAGGCGAGGTGGGCCAGGCCCAAACCGAAATAGATGTCTGTTTGACCTGGCTCAAGCCCCACGCCACCCTGGGCATTCACGATCCCATTCGCCTTTATTTGACCGTTTACCGGGTTTTGCAAGCCGCCGGTAATACCGAGGCCGCCGCCGAAGTTTTGCAAACGGGCCTGGCCCTGCTCCGTCGCCATGCCGATAATATTGACGACCCCGAGTTGCGCGCTTCGTTTTTGGAAAACGTGCCGGAAAATAAAGAGCTTTTGGGGCTTAATAAATCACACTATTCAACGGATATTCAATAA